From the genome of Deltaproteobacteria bacterium, one region includes:
- a CDS encoding SLBB domain-containing protein: MYPQVLFKNRRPDRIATLEEYRASGGYQGLASALSERTYKEVQELVVEAALLGRGGAGFPAGRKWMAVPEEAPFPRYIICNADEMEPGTFKDRVLIHTDPHMIIEGMIIAGYGCLADRGIIFIRPEYESGARILEREIQIARERGYLGKNILDSDYSLDIMVHRSAGRYICGEVTAQIHALEGRRPNPKQPPPYPTEKGLWGLPTVLHNVETLACVPHIVRHGAEWFRSLALTDSGAGTKIFSVSGKVNRPGCYELPMGVKLSEIIEEHAGGMVPGSEYKACLPGGASTRYLPREFYHIEMDYEPMRQAGHRLGTGAIMVFDDKTCLVAATLNLLKFFARESCGWCTPCREGLPYIRDLLARIEQGEGEENFIPMLQQMSKHLWSSYCAFAPGAVSPVESLLTYFEDEVREHISQRMCPFRA, translated from the coding sequence ATGTATCCCCAGGTGCTTTTCAAGAATCGCCGGCCTGATCGCATTGCTACCCTGGAGGAATACCGGGCGAGCGGCGGTTATCAAGGGCTTGCATCTGCTCTGAGCGAGCGTACCTACAAAGAGGTCCAGGAGCTGGTAGTGGAGGCTGCCCTGTTAGGCCGTGGAGGCGCCGGCTTTCCTGCGGGACGCAAGTGGATGGCAGTGCCGGAGGAGGCGCCCTTTCCCAGATACATTATCTGCAATGCGGATGAGATGGAGCCCGGGACCTTCAAAGACCGGGTGCTCATCCACACCGACCCCCACATGATCATAGAGGGAATGATCATTGCGGGCTATGGCTGCCTTGCCGATCGGGGGATTATCTTTATCCGGCCTGAGTACGAGAGCGGCGCCAGGATCCTGGAGCGCGAGATCCAGATTGCCAGAGAAAGGGGCTACCTGGGCAAAAACATTCTGGACAGCGACTATTCCCTCGACATCATGGTGCATCGCAGCGCCGGCCGCTACATCTGCGGTGAAGTAACGGCCCAGATACACGCCCTGGAAGGCAGGCGGCCCAACCCGAAACAGCCGCCGCCATATCCCACAGAAAAGGGTCTCTGGGGTCTGCCAACTGTGCTGCACAACGTGGAGACACTTGCCTGCGTTCCCCACATCGTCAGACACGGGGCCGAATGGTTCCGCAGCCTTGCCCTCACTGACAGCGGCGCCGGGACAAAGATCTTCTCGGTTAGCGGCAAGGTTAACCGCCCCGGCTGTTACGAGCTGCCCATGGGCGTTAAACTGAGCGAAATCATCGAGGAGCACGCCGGCGGCATGGTGCCAGGCTCCGAATACAAGGCCTGCCTGCCGGGCGGCGCTTCCACCCGCTATCTGCCCAGAGAGTTCTACCACATAGAGATGGATTACGAACCAATGCGCCAGGCCGGACATCGCCTGGGCACAGGCGCCATTATGGTATTCGATGACAAGACCTGCCTGGTGGCTGCCACTCTTAACCTGCTGAAGTTCTTTGCCAGGGAGTCATGCGGCTGGTGCACGCCCTGCCGGGAAGGACTGCCCTACATTCGGGATCTTCTGGCGAGAATCGAACAGGGAGAGGGTGAAGAGAACTTTATCCCCATGCTGCAGCAGATGAGCAAACATCTGTGGAGCAGTTACTGTGCCTTT